The Chlorocebus sabaeus isolate Y175 chromosome 1, mChlSab1.0.hap1, whole genome shotgun sequence genome includes a region encoding these proteins:
- the CHRNA10 gene encoding neuronal acetylcholine receptor subunit alpha-10 isoform X2 — MPAQRRVLTYGCCSEPYPDVTFTLLLHRRAAAYVCNLLLPCVLISLLAPLAFHLPADSGEKVSLGVTVLLALTVFQLLLAESMPPAESVPLIGKYYMATMTMVTFSTALTILIMNLHYCGPSARPVPAWARALLLGHLAQSLCVQERGEPCGQSRPPELSPSPQSPEGGAGPPAGPCHEPRCLCHQEALLHHVATIANTFRSHRAAQRCHEDWKRLARVMDRFFLGIFFSMALVMSLLVLVQAL; from the exons ATGCCGGCGCAGCGGCGCGTGCTCACCTACGGCTGCTGCTCAGAGCCCTACCCCGACGTCACCTTCACGCTGCTGCTGCACCGCCGCGCCGCCGCCTACGTGTGCAACCTGCTGCTGCCCTGCGTGCTCATCTCGCTGCTTGCGCCGCTCGCCTTCCACCTGCCCGCCGACTCGGGCGAGAAGGTGTCGTTGGGCGTCACCGTGCTGCTGGCGCTCACCGTCTTCCAGCTGCTGCTGGCCGAGAGCATGCCGCCGGCCGAGAGCGTGCCGCTCATCG gGAAGTACTACATGGCCACTATGACCATGGTCACATTCTCAACAGCACTCACTATCCTTATCATGAACCTGCATTACTGTGGTCCCAGTGCCCGCCCAGTGCCAGCCTGGGCTAGGGCCCTCCTGCTGGGACACCTGGCACAGAGCCTGTGCGTGCAGGAAAGAGGGGAGCCCTGTGGGCAGTCCAGGCCACCTGAGTTATCCCCTAGCCCCCAGTCTCCCGAAGGAGGGGCTGGCCCCCCAGCGGGCCCTTGCCACGAGCCACGATGTCTGTGCCACCAGGAAGCCCTACTGCACCATGTAGCCACCATTGCCAATACCTTCCGCAGCCACCGAGCTGCACAGCGCTGCCATGAGGACTGGAAGCGCCTGGCCCGTGTGATGGACCGCTTCTTCCTGGGCATCTTCTTCTCCATGGCCCTGGTCATGAGCCTCCTGGTGCTGGTGCAGGCCCTGTGA
- the CHRNA10 gene encoding neuronal acetylcholine receptor subunit alpha-10 isoform X1, with translation MGLRSHHLSLGLLLLFLLPAECLGAEGRLALKLFRDLFANYTSALRPVADTDQTLNVTLEVTLSQIIDMDERNQVLTLYLWIRQEWTDAYLQWDPNAYGGLDAIRIPSSLVWRPDIVLYNKADAQSPGSASTNVVLRHDGTVRWDAPAITRSSCPVDVAAFPFDAQRCGLTFGSWTHSGHQLDVRPRGAAASLADFVENVEWRVLGMPAQRRVLTYGCCSEPYPDVTFTLLLHRRAAAYVCNLLLPCVLISLLAPLAFHLPADSGEKVSLGVTVLLALTVFQLLLAESMPPAESVPLIGKYYMATMTMVTFSTALTILIMNLHYCGPSARPVPAWARALLLGHLAQSLCVQERGEPCGQSRPPELSPSPQSPEGGAGPPAGPCHEPRCLCHQEALLHHVATIANTFRSHRAAQRCHEDWKRLARVMDRFFLGIFFSMALVMSLLVLVQAL, from the exons ATGGGGCTCCGGagccaccacctcagcctgggcctTCTGCTTCTGTTTCTACTCCCTGCAG AGTGCCTGGGAGCTGAGGGCCGGCTGGCTCTCAAGCTGTTCCGTGACCTCTTCGCCAACTACACAAGTGCCCTGAGACCTGTGGCAGACACAGACCAGACTCTGAATGTGACCCTGGAGGTGACACTGTCCCAGATCATCGACATG GATGAACGGAACCAGGTGCTGACCCTGTATCTGTGGATACGGCAGGAGTGGACAGATGCCTACCTCCAATGGGACCCCAATGCCTATGGCGGCCTGGATGCCATCCGCATCCCCAGCAGTCTTGTGTGGCGGCCAGACATCGTACTCTATAACAA GGCGGACGCGCAGTCGCCAGGCTCGGCCAGCACCAACGTGGTCCTGCGCCACGATGGCACTGTGCGCTGGGACGCACCGGCCATCACGCGCAGCTCGTGCCCCGTGGACGTGGCGGCCTTCCCGTTCGACGCCCAGCGCTGCGGCCTGACGTTCGGCTCCTGGACTCACAGCGGGCACCAACTGGATGTGCGGCCACGCGGCGCTGCCGCCAGCCTGGCGGACTTCGTGGAGAACGTGGAGTGGCGCGTGCTGGGTATGCCGGCGCAGCGGCGCGTGCTCACCTACGGCTGCTGCTCAGAGCCCTACCCCGACGTCACCTTCACGCTGCTGCTGCACCGCCGCGCCGCCGCCTACGTGTGCAACCTGCTGCTGCCCTGCGTGCTCATCTCGCTGCTTGCGCCGCTCGCCTTCCACCTGCCCGCCGACTCGGGCGAGAAGGTGTCGTTGGGCGTCACCGTGCTGCTGGCGCTCACCGTCTTCCAGCTGCTGCTGGCCGAGAGCATGCCGCCGGCCGAGAGCGTGCCGCTCATCG gGAAGTACTACATGGCCACTATGACCATGGTCACATTCTCAACAGCACTCACTATCCTTATCATGAACCTGCATTACTGTGGTCCCAGTGCCCGCCCAGTGCCAGCCTGGGCTAGGGCCCTCCTGCTGGGACACCTGGCACAGAGCCTGTGCGTGCAGGAAAGAGGGGAGCCCTGTGGGCAGTCCAGGCCACCTGAGTTATCCCCTAGCCCCCAGTCTCCCGAAGGAGGGGCTGGCCCCCCAGCGGGCCCTTGCCACGAGCCACGATGTCTGTGCCACCAGGAAGCCCTACTGCACCATGTAGCCACCATTGCCAATACCTTCCGCAGCCACCGAGCTGCACAGCGCTGCCATGAGGACTGGAAGCGCCTGGCCCGTGTGATGGACCGCTTCTTCCTGGGCATCTTCTTCTCCATGGCCCTGGTCATGAGCCTCCTGGTGCTGGTGCAGGCCCTGTGA
- the ART1 gene encoding GPI-linked NAD(P)(+)--arginine ADP-ribosyltransferase 1 yields the protein MQMPAMMSLLLVSVGLMEALQAQSHPITRRDLFSQEMPLDMALASFDDQYAGCAAAMTAALPDLNHTEFQANKVYADGWTLASSQWQERQAWGPEWSLSPTRPPPPPLGFRDEHGVALLAYTANSPLHKEFNAAVREAGRSRAHYLHHFSFKTLHFLLTEALQLLGRGQRPPRCHQVFRGVHGLHFRPAGPGATVRLGGFASASLKNVAAQQFGEDTFFGIWTCLGAPIKGYSFFPGEEEVLIPPFETFQVINASRPAQGPARIYLQALGKRSTYNCEYIKDKECKSGPCHLDNSAMGQSPLSAVSSLLLLLWFLAVRAFPDSPGLL from the exons ATGCAGATGCCTGCTATGATGTCTCTGCTTCTTGTGTCTGTGGGCCTCATGGAAGCACTTCAG GCCCAGAGCCACCCCATCACACGACGAGACCTCTTCTCTCAAGAGATGCCGCTGGACATGGCCCTGGCTTCCTTTGATGACCAGTACGCTGGCTGTGCTGCTGCCATGACAGCTGCTCTTCCAGATCTCAACCACACGGAGTTCCAGGCCAACAAGGTGTATGCAGATGGCTGGACACTGGCAAGCAGCCAATGGCAGGAGCGCCAGGCCTGGGGGCCAGAGTGGAGTCTCAGCCCTACCcgtccacccccaccacccctggGCTTCCGCGATGAGCATGGGGTGGCCCTCCTGGCCTACACAGCCAACAGCCCCCTGCACAAGGAGTTCAATGCAGCCGTGCGTGAGGCAGGTCGCTCCCGGGCCCACTACCTCCATCACTTCTCCTTCAAGACACTCCATTTCCTGCTGACCGAGGCCCTGCAGCTCCTGGGCAGGGGCCAGCGTCCACCCCGGTGCCACCAGGTGTTCCGAGGTGTGCATGGCCTGCACTTCCGGCCAGCAGGGCCCGGGGCCACTGTGAGGCTGGGGGGCTTTGCTTCCGCCTCCCTGAAGAATGTTGCAGCCCAGCAATTTGGTGAGGACACCTTCTTTGGCATCTGGACCTGCCTTGGGGCCCCTATCAAGGGCTACTCCTTCTTCCCTGGAGAGGAAGAGGTGCTGATCCCCCCCTTCGAGACCTTCCAGGTGATCAATGCCAGCAGACCGGCCCAGGGCCCCGCCCGCATCTACCTCCAGGCCCTGGGCAAGCGCAGCACCTACAACTGCGAGTACATCAAAG ACAAGGAGTGCAAGTCTGGGCCTTGCCATCTGGATAATTCAG CCATGGGTCAGAGCCCCCTCTCTGCAGTTTcgtctctgctgctgctgctctggtTCCTTGCAGTGAGGGCCTTTCCAGACAGTCCAGGCCTCCTTTGA